A single region of the Oncorhynchus keta strain PuntledgeMale-10-30-2019 chromosome 4, Oket_V2, whole genome shotgun sequence genome encodes:
- the myripb gene encoding rab effector MyRIP isoform X5: protein MHVQTHTHPQCTVNTHGNIHNTLQWHWIIGLTRILRTQSLEWYYNNLKSRFKRFGSAKVLKTLYRNHIVERGGNSDLPESSVHDGSNGNDGSVCGSDSTFYRQSEGHSMAETLTVALRVAEEAIEEAIANAEEFTDSLEKQNEACYLRDHKEELIEELATTIVQKVRLDSGVEFSVTSNIVLSLSLLLRSSPFLSQIIQRRKRSEMQTEYDFVWPQSQGQPQGSEMSSPSQPPHSTLAQANQAHLKSSYSLWRSRSAFSLTSDDSPEKNTEALVGAGGGGEVQDYASLKKETARASSLPSWKSVDRLDNSSASSVLQSPDGNWIALQSSQHSRPSLLTKRKSLVFSVLEKESDVVSAYDEMGPESDQEDDKGGWGAALRQFQRKLSDETYYTDSQHDPEWTYTPVHLPVTSPSSGQYTNTETLNSDSECSSVPPTRPGKPLQNVMKKTGPNQDPYLHPQQAQYHHHQHQHQNPPLYSLHPEALDVNFNPKVTGDSAQSNHVRRSRRRRKSKRELAGNQAHAQTHTQPLYSSSAQENSFLLNALLKSGMSEEMPGPDVGPVPETSSAVMTPEPKNQDTVAPNSAAPSSPNCMAPGPLSPSSSGPGSGDTLEQELYSKLGQLVGRASSEEVASSSEDEPIKSPVKRDRESDRQKEKLRQIERERDHQGQSERQRSKSRDRTKRETFESVNGPELKKRERLRESLTLRQEERVKERRLERGGKSLEEKVDGRENKTVEKNRQSKKLQRKEVDRETERKGEEVEDRNEKTGSTPSSPAITPSIQEGVLCDGQKYSAASLCSITTEVLKVLNATEELIGEAGGDSVTPSECMSASESFLSNLETRKLDQKLTKMEENVYMAAGAVYGLEASLGDLEKVARGISSGTSDRDLAFLEDQVATAAAQVQQSELQVSDIEERILSLKTAGLNVTACNRFSNFSKPKPTPQTLDTSRQQRRKLPAPPVKDKESEQQVTALHP from the exons GATATTGAGGACCCAGTCTCTGGAATGGTACTATAACAACTTGAAGAGCCGCTTCAAGAGGTTCGGCAGTGCCAAGGTTCTGAAGACGCTCTACAGGAATCACAtagtggagagaggaggcaacTCTGATCTACCAG AAAGCAGTGTTCACGACGGAAGCAATGGCAACGATGGCAGCGTGTGTGGCAGTGACTCCACCTTCTACAGGCAGAGTGAAG gACACAGCATGGCAGAGACCCTCACTGTTGCCCTGCGTGTTGCTGAGGAGGCCATAGAGGAAGCCATTGCCAATGCAGAGGAGTTTACTGACAGCTTG GAGAAGCAGAATGAGGCTTGCTACCTACGGGACCACAAAGAGGAGCTTATAGAGGAACTTGCCACGACCATCGTACAAAAAGTACGTTTAGACTCTGGTGTGGAGTTTTCGGTCACATCTAacattgtcctctctctctcgctcttgctccgctcctctcctttcctctcccagATCATCCAGAGGAGGAAGCGTTCAGAGATGCAGACAGAGTATGACTTTGTTTGGCCCCAGAGCCAGGGCCAGCCCCAGGGCAGTGAGATGTCCTCCCCCAGCCAGCCCCCTCACAGCACCCTGGCCCAGGCCAACCAGGCCCACCTCAAGAGTTCCTATTCCCTCTGG aggTCGCGGTCTGCGTTCTCCCTGACCAGTGACGATTCTCCAGAGAAGAACACCGAGGCACTAGTAGGGGcggggggaggtggagaggtacAGGACTACGCCTCTCTGAAGAAGGAGACCGCCAGGGCCTCCTCACTGCCCAGCTGGAAGAGTGTAGACCGCCTGGACAACTCCA GTGCGTCCTCGGTGCTGCAGAGCCCGGACGGTAACTGGATCGCTCTGCAGAGCTCTCAGCACTCCCGTCCCAGCCTGCTGACCAAGAGAAAGTCTCTGGTGTTCAGCGTCCTGGAGAAAGAGTCCGACGTGGTCTCGGCCTACGACGAGATGGGCCCCGAATCCGACCAGGAGGACGACAAGGGGGGCTGGGGGGCCGCGCTGCGCCAGTTCCAAAGGAAACTCTCAGACGAGACGTACTACACGGACTCCCAGCACGACCCTGAGTGGACGTACACCCCGGTCCACCTCCCGGTCACATCGCCCTCTTCGGGCCAGTACACCAACACCGAGACCCTGAACTCTGACTCAGAGTGTTCCTCTGTACCCCCCACCCGACCCGGCAAACCCCTCCAGAACGTAATGAAGAAGACAGGCCCTAACCAGGACCCGTATCTTCATCCCCAGCAAGCTCAGTACCACCATCATCAGCATCAACACCAGAACCCCCCTTTGTACTCGCTCCACCCGGAGGCGCTAGATGTGAACTTTAACCCCAAGGTGACTGGGGACAGTGCGCAAAGCAACCACGTCAGGAGGTCGCGGAGACGCAGGAAGAGCAAGAGGGAGCTGGCGGGGAACCAGGcccacgcacagacacacacacaaccactttATTCGTCATCTGCACAG GAGAACAGTTTCCTGCTGAACGCCCTGCTGAAGAGTGGCATGAGTGAGGAGATGCCTGGGCCTGACGTGGGGCCCGTGCCCGAGACCTCCTCTGCGGTCATGACCCCCGAGCCCAAGAACCAGGACACTGTGGCCCCTAACTCTGCGGCCCCCAGCTCCCCTAACTGCATGGCCCCTGGCCCCCTGTCCCCCAGTAGCTCTGGGCCCGGCTCGGGAGACACACTGGAGCAGGAGCTCTACTCCAAACTGGGCCAGCTGGTTGGACGAGCCAGCAGCGAGGAAGTAGCGAGCTCGTCCGAGGATGAGCCAATCAAAAGCCccgtaaagagagacagagaaagtgacagacagaaagagaagctgaggcagattgagagagagcgagatcatCAGGGacaaagtgagagacagagaagtaaAAGTAGGGATAGGACGAAGCGAGAGACGTTTGAGTCAGTGAACGGGCCGGAACTGAAAAAGAGAGAGCGACTAAGGGAAAGTCTGACattgagacaggaggagagagtgaaggagaggaggttggagagaggaggaaagagttTGGAAGAGAAAGTAGATGGCAGGGAAAATAAGACAGTGGAGAAGAACAGGCAAAGTAAGAAACTACAGAGAAAAGAGGTGGACAGAGAGACCGAAAGAAAGGGGGAAGAAGTGGAAGACCGAAACGAAAAGACAGGATCCACGCCCTCCTCGCCTGCAATTACCCCATCTATCCAGGAAGGGGTGCTGTGTGACGGACAG AAGTACTCGGCCGCATCGCTGTGCAGTATCACCACAGAGGTACTGAAGGTGCTCAACGCCACAGAGGAACTGATTGGTGAGGCGGGGGGCGATAGTGTCACCCCCTCTGAGTGCATGAGCGCGTCTGAGTCCTTCCTCAGCAACTTAGAGACCCGGAAACTGGACCAGAAACTCACCAAGATGGAGGAAAAC GTGTACATGGCTGCGGGGGCGGTGTACGGCCTGGAGGCGTCACTGGGGGACCTGGAGAAGGTGGCCCGAGGCATCAGCAGTGGCACCTCAGACAGAGACCTGGCCTTCCTGGAGGACCAGGTGGCCACTGCTGCCGCCCAGGTGCAGCAGTCTGAGCTCCAG GTATCAGACATCGAGGAGAGGATACTATCTCTAAAAACAGCTGGACTGAATGTCACCGCCTGCAATCGTTTCTCCAACTTCTCCAAGCCAAAACCTAcg CCTCAAACCCTTGACACATCACGCCAACAGAGGAGAAAACTACCTGCCCCTCCGGTCAAAG
- the myripb gene encoding rab effector MyRIP isoform X6, with the protein MEQTALNGERILRTQSLEWYYNNLKSRFKRFGSAKVLKTLYRNHIVERGGNSDLPESSVHDGSNGNDGSVCGSDSTFYRQSEGHSMAETLTVALRVAEEAIEEAIANAEEFTDSLEKQNEACYLRDHKEELIEELATTIVQKVRLDSGVEFSVTSNIVLSLSLLLRSSPFLSQIIQRRKRSEMQTEYDFVWPQSQGQPQGSEMSSPSQPPHSTLAQANQAHLKSSYSLWRSRSAFSLTSDDSPEKNTEALVGAGGGGEVQDYASLKKETARASSLPSWKSVDRLDNSSASSVLQSPDGNWIALQSSQHSRPSLLTKRKSLVFSVLEKESDVVSAYDEMGPESDQEDDKGGWGAALRQFQRKLSDETYYTDSQHDPEWTYTPVHLPVTSPSSGQYTNTETLNSDSECSSVPPTRPGKPLQNVMKKTGPNQDPYLHPQQAQYHHHQHQHQNPPLYSLHPEALDVNFNPKVTGDSAQSNHVRRSRRRRKSKRELAGNQAHAQTHTQPLYSSSAQENSFLLNALLKSGMSEEMPGPDVGPVPETSSAVMTPEPKNQDTVAPNSAAPSSPNCMAPGPLSPSSSGPGSGDTLEQELYSKLGQLVGRASSEEVASSSEDEPIKSPVKRDRESDRQKEKLRQIERERDHQGQSERQRSKSRDRTKRETFESVNGPELKKRERLRESLTLRQEERVKERRLERGGKSLEEKVDGRENKTVEKNRQSKKLQRKEVDRETERKGEEVEDRNEKTGSTPSSPAITPSIQEGVLCDGQKYSAASLCSITTEVLKVLNATEELIGEAGGDSVTPSECMSASESFLSNLETRKLDQKLTKMEENVYMAAGAVYGLEASLGDLEKVARGISSGTSDRDLAFLEDQVATAAAQVQQSELQVSDIEERILSLKTAGLNVTACNRFSNFSKPKPTPQTLDTSRQQRRKLPAPPVKDKESEQQVTALHP; encoded by the exons GATATTGAGGACCCAGTCTCTGGAATGGTACTATAACAACTTGAAGAGCCGCTTCAAGAGGTTCGGCAGTGCCAAGGTTCTGAAGACGCTCTACAGGAATCACAtagtggagagaggaggcaacTCTGATCTACCAG AAAGCAGTGTTCACGACGGAAGCAATGGCAACGATGGCAGCGTGTGTGGCAGTGACTCCACCTTCTACAGGCAGAGTGAAG gACACAGCATGGCAGAGACCCTCACTGTTGCCCTGCGTGTTGCTGAGGAGGCCATAGAGGAAGCCATTGCCAATGCAGAGGAGTTTACTGACAGCTTG GAGAAGCAGAATGAGGCTTGCTACCTACGGGACCACAAAGAGGAGCTTATAGAGGAACTTGCCACGACCATCGTACAAAAAGTACGTTTAGACTCTGGTGTGGAGTTTTCGGTCACATCTAacattgtcctctctctctcgctcttgctccgctcctctcctttcctctcccagATCATCCAGAGGAGGAAGCGTTCAGAGATGCAGACAGAGTATGACTTTGTTTGGCCCCAGAGCCAGGGCCAGCCCCAGGGCAGTGAGATGTCCTCCCCCAGCCAGCCCCCTCACAGCACCCTGGCCCAGGCCAACCAGGCCCACCTCAAGAGTTCCTATTCCCTCTGG aggTCGCGGTCTGCGTTCTCCCTGACCAGTGACGATTCTCCAGAGAAGAACACCGAGGCACTAGTAGGGGcggggggaggtggagaggtacAGGACTACGCCTCTCTGAAGAAGGAGACCGCCAGGGCCTCCTCACTGCCCAGCTGGAAGAGTGTAGACCGCCTGGACAACTCCA GTGCGTCCTCGGTGCTGCAGAGCCCGGACGGTAACTGGATCGCTCTGCAGAGCTCTCAGCACTCCCGTCCCAGCCTGCTGACCAAGAGAAAGTCTCTGGTGTTCAGCGTCCTGGAGAAAGAGTCCGACGTGGTCTCGGCCTACGACGAGATGGGCCCCGAATCCGACCAGGAGGACGACAAGGGGGGCTGGGGGGCCGCGCTGCGCCAGTTCCAAAGGAAACTCTCAGACGAGACGTACTACACGGACTCCCAGCACGACCCTGAGTGGACGTACACCCCGGTCCACCTCCCGGTCACATCGCCCTCTTCGGGCCAGTACACCAACACCGAGACCCTGAACTCTGACTCAGAGTGTTCCTCTGTACCCCCCACCCGACCCGGCAAACCCCTCCAGAACGTAATGAAGAAGACAGGCCCTAACCAGGACCCGTATCTTCATCCCCAGCAAGCTCAGTACCACCATCATCAGCATCAACACCAGAACCCCCCTTTGTACTCGCTCCACCCGGAGGCGCTAGATGTGAACTTTAACCCCAAGGTGACTGGGGACAGTGCGCAAAGCAACCACGTCAGGAGGTCGCGGAGACGCAGGAAGAGCAAGAGGGAGCTGGCGGGGAACCAGGcccacgcacagacacacacacaaccactttATTCGTCATCTGCACAG GAGAACAGTTTCCTGCTGAACGCCCTGCTGAAGAGTGGCATGAGTGAGGAGATGCCTGGGCCTGACGTGGGGCCCGTGCCCGAGACCTCCTCTGCGGTCATGACCCCCGAGCCCAAGAACCAGGACACTGTGGCCCCTAACTCTGCGGCCCCCAGCTCCCCTAACTGCATGGCCCCTGGCCCCCTGTCCCCCAGTAGCTCTGGGCCCGGCTCGGGAGACACACTGGAGCAGGAGCTCTACTCCAAACTGGGCCAGCTGGTTGGACGAGCCAGCAGCGAGGAAGTAGCGAGCTCGTCCGAGGATGAGCCAATCAAAAGCCccgtaaagagagacagagaaagtgacagacagaaagagaagctgaggcagattgagagagagcgagatcatCAGGGacaaagtgagagacagagaagtaaAAGTAGGGATAGGACGAAGCGAGAGACGTTTGAGTCAGTGAACGGGCCGGAACTGAAAAAGAGAGAGCGACTAAGGGAAAGTCTGACattgagacaggaggagagagtgaaggagaggaggttggagagaggaggaaagagttTGGAAGAGAAAGTAGATGGCAGGGAAAATAAGACAGTGGAGAAGAACAGGCAAAGTAAGAAACTACAGAGAAAAGAGGTGGACAGAGAGACCGAAAGAAAGGGGGAAGAAGTGGAAGACCGAAACGAAAAGACAGGATCCACGCCCTCCTCGCCTGCAATTACCCCATCTATCCAGGAAGGGGTGCTGTGTGACGGACAG AAGTACTCGGCCGCATCGCTGTGCAGTATCACCACAGAGGTACTGAAGGTGCTCAACGCCACAGAGGAACTGATTGGTGAGGCGGGGGGCGATAGTGTCACCCCCTCTGAGTGCATGAGCGCGTCTGAGTCCTTCCTCAGCAACTTAGAGACCCGGAAACTGGACCAGAAACTCACCAAGATGGAGGAAAAC GTGTACATGGCTGCGGGGGCGGTGTACGGCCTGGAGGCGTCACTGGGGGACCTGGAGAAGGTGGCCCGAGGCATCAGCAGTGGCACCTCAGACAGAGACCTGGCCTTCCTGGAGGACCAGGTGGCCACTGCTGCCGCCCAGGTGCAGCAGTCTGAGCTCCAG GTATCAGACATCGAGGAGAGGATACTATCTCTAAAAACAGCTGGACTGAATGTCACCGCCTGCAATCGTTTCTCCAACTTCTCCAAGCCAAAACCTAcg CCTCAAACCCTTGACACATCACGCCAACAGAGGAGAAAACTACCTGCCCCTCCGGTCAAAG
- the myripb gene encoding rab effector MyRIP isoform X3 gives MGRKLDLSGLTDNEAEHVLKVVQRDMKLRKKEEDRLRILRTQSLEWYYNNLKSRFKRFGSAKVLKTLYRNHIVERGGNSDLPESSVHDGSNGNDGSVCGSDSTFYRQSEGHSMAETLTVALRVAEEAIEEAIANAEEFTDSLEKQNEACYLRDHKEELIEELATTIVQKVRLDSGVEFSVTSNIVLSLSLLLRSSPFLSQIIQRRKRSEMQTEYDFVWPQSQGQPQGSEMSSPSQPPHSTLAQANQAHLKSSYSLWRSRSAFSLTSDDSPEKNTEALVGAGGGGEVQDYASLKKETARASSLPSWKSVDRLDNSSASSVLQSPDGNWIALQSSQHSRPSLLTKRKSLVFSVLEKESDVVSAYDEMGPESDQEDDKGGWGAALRQFQRKLSDETYYTDSQHDPEWTYTPVHLPVTSPSSGQYTNTETLNSDSECSSVPPTRPGKPLQNVMKKTGPNQDPYLHPQQAQYHHHQHQHQNPPLYSLHPEALDVNFNPKVTGDSAQSNHVRRSRRRRKSKRELAGNQAHAQTHTQPLYSSSAQENSFLLNALLKSGMSEEMPGPDVGPVPETSSAVMTPEPKNQDTVAPNSAAPSSPNCMAPGPLSPSSSGPGSGDTLEQELYSKLGQLVGRASSEEVASSSEDEPIKSPVKRDRESDRQKEKLRQIERERDHQGQSERQRSKSRDRTKRETFESVNGPELKKRERLRESLTLRQEERVKERRLERGGKSLEEKVDGRENKTVEKNRQSKKLQRKEVDRETERKGEEVEDRNEKTGSTPSSPAITPSIQEGVLCDGQKYSAASLCSITTEVLKVLNATEELIGEAGGDSVTPSECMSASESFLSNLETRKLDQKLTKMEENVYMAAGAVYGLEASLGDLEKVARGISSGTSDRDLAFLEDQVATAAAQVQQSELQVSDIEERILSLKTAGLNVTACNRFSNFSKPKPTPQTLDTSRQQRRKLPAPPVKDKESEQQVTALHP, from the exons GATATTGAGGACCCAGTCTCTGGAATGGTACTATAACAACTTGAAGAGCCGCTTCAAGAGGTTCGGCAGTGCCAAGGTTCTGAAGACGCTCTACAGGAATCACAtagtggagagaggaggcaacTCTGATCTACCAG AAAGCAGTGTTCACGACGGAAGCAATGGCAACGATGGCAGCGTGTGTGGCAGTGACTCCACCTTCTACAGGCAGAGTGAAG gACACAGCATGGCAGAGACCCTCACTGTTGCCCTGCGTGTTGCTGAGGAGGCCATAGAGGAAGCCATTGCCAATGCAGAGGAGTTTACTGACAGCTTG GAGAAGCAGAATGAGGCTTGCTACCTACGGGACCACAAAGAGGAGCTTATAGAGGAACTTGCCACGACCATCGTACAAAAAGTACGTTTAGACTCTGGTGTGGAGTTTTCGGTCACATCTAacattgtcctctctctctcgctcttgctccgctcctctcctttcctctcccagATCATCCAGAGGAGGAAGCGTTCAGAGATGCAGACAGAGTATGACTTTGTTTGGCCCCAGAGCCAGGGCCAGCCCCAGGGCAGTGAGATGTCCTCCCCCAGCCAGCCCCCTCACAGCACCCTGGCCCAGGCCAACCAGGCCCACCTCAAGAGTTCCTATTCCCTCTGG aggTCGCGGTCTGCGTTCTCCCTGACCAGTGACGATTCTCCAGAGAAGAACACCGAGGCACTAGTAGGGGcggggggaggtggagaggtacAGGACTACGCCTCTCTGAAGAAGGAGACCGCCAGGGCCTCCTCACTGCCCAGCTGGAAGAGTGTAGACCGCCTGGACAACTCCA GTGCGTCCTCGGTGCTGCAGAGCCCGGACGGTAACTGGATCGCTCTGCAGAGCTCTCAGCACTCCCGTCCCAGCCTGCTGACCAAGAGAAAGTCTCTGGTGTTCAGCGTCCTGGAGAAAGAGTCCGACGTGGTCTCGGCCTACGACGAGATGGGCCCCGAATCCGACCAGGAGGACGACAAGGGGGGCTGGGGGGCCGCGCTGCGCCAGTTCCAAAGGAAACTCTCAGACGAGACGTACTACACGGACTCCCAGCACGACCCTGAGTGGACGTACACCCCGGTCCACCTCCCGGTCACATCGCCCTCTTCGGGCCAGTACACCAACACCGAGACCCTGAACTCTGACTCAGAGTGTTCCTCTGTACCCCCCACCCGACCCGGCAAACCCCTCCAGAACGTAATGAAGAAGACAGGCCCTAACCAGGACCCGTATCTTCATCCCCAGCAAGCTCAGTACCACCATCATCAGCATCAACACCAGAACCCCCCTTTGTACTCGCTCCACCCGGAGGCGCTAGATGTGAACTTTAACCCCAAGGTGACTGGGGACAGTGCGCAAAGCAACCACGTCAGGAGGTCGCGGAGACGCAGGAAGAGCAAGAGGGAGCTGGCGGGGAACCAGGcccacgcacagacacacacacaaccactttATTCGTCATCTGCACAG GAGAACAGTTTCCTGCTGAACGCCCTGCTGAAGAGTGGCATGAGTGAGGAGATGCCTGGGCCTGACGTGGGGCCCGTGCCCGAGACCTCCTCTGCGGTCATGACCCCCGAGCCCAAGAACCAGGACACTGTGGCCCCTAACTCTGCGGCCCCCAGCTCCCCTAACTGCATGGCCCCTGGCCCCCTGTCCCCCAGTAGCTCTGGGCCCGGCTCGGGAGACACACTGGAGCAGGAGCTCTACTCCAAACTGGGCCAGCTGGTTGGACGAGCCAGCAGCGAGGAAGTAGCGAGCTCGTCCGAGGATGAGCCAATCAAAAGCCccgtaaagagagacagagaaagtgacagacagaaagagaagctgaggcagattgagagagagcgagatcatCAGGGacaaagtgagagacagagaagtaaAAGTAGGGATAGGACGAAGCGAGAGACGTTTGAGTCAGTGAACGGGCCGGAACTGAAAAAGAGAGAGCGACTAAGGGAAAGTCTGACattgagacaggaggagagagtgaaggagaggaggttggagagaggaggaaagagttTGGAAGAGAAAGTAGATGGCAGGGAAAATAAGACAGTGGAGAAGAACAGGCAAAGTAAGAAACTACAGAGAAAAGAGGTGGACAGAGAGACCGAAAGAAAGGGGGAAGAAGTGGAAGACCGAAACGAAAAGACAGGATCCACGCCCTCCTCGCCTGCAATTACCCCATCTATCCAGGAAGGGGTGCTGTGTGACGGACAG AAGTACTCGGCCGCATCGCTGTGCAGTATCACCACAGAGGTACTGAAGGTGCTCAACGCCACAGAGGAACTGATTGGTGAGGCGGGGGGCGATAGTGTCACCCCCTCTGAGTGCATGAGCGCGTCTGAGTCCTTCCTCAGCAACTTAGAGACCCGGAAACTGGACCAGAAACTCACCAAGATGGAGGAAAAC GTGTACATGGCTGCGGGGGCGGTGTACGGCCTGGAGGCGTCACTGGGGGACCTGGAGAAGGTGGCCCGAGGCATCAGCAGTGGCACCTCAGACAGAGACCTGGCCTTCCTGGAGGACCAGGTGGCCACTGCTGCCGCCCAGGTGCAGCAGTCTGAGCTCCAG GTATCAGACATCGAGGAGAGGATACTATCTCTAAAAACAGCTGGACTGAATGTCACCGCCTGCAATCGTTTCTCCAACTTCTCCAAGCCAAAACCTAcg CCTCAAACCCTTGACACATCACGCCAACAGAGGAGAAAACTACCTGCCCCTCCGGTCAAAG
- the myripb gene encoding rab effector MyRIP isoform X7 — MAETLTVALRVAEEAIEEAIANAEEFTDSLEKQNEACYLRDHKEELIEELATTIVQKVRLDSGVEFSVTSNIVLSLSLLLRSSPFLSQIIQRRKRSEMQTEYDFVWPQSQGQPQGSEMSSPSQPPHSTLAQANQAHLKSSYSLWRSRSAFSLTSDDSPEKNTEALVGAGGGGEVQDYASLKKETARASSLPSWKSVDRLDNSSASSVLQSPDGNWIALQSSQHSRPSLLTKRKSLVFSVLEKESDVVSAYDEMGPESDQEDDKGGWGAALRQFQRKLSDETYYTDSQHDPEWTYTPVHLPVTSPSSGQYTNTETLNSDSECSSVPPTRPGKPLQNVMKKTGPNQDPYLHPQQAQYHHHQHQHQNPPLYSLHPEALDVNFNPKVTGDSAQSNHVRRSRRRRKSKRELAGNQAHAQTHTQPLYSSSAQENSFLLNALLKSGMSEEMPGPDVGPVPETSSAVMTPEPKNQDTVAPNSAAPSSPNCMAPGPLSPSSSGPGSGDTLEQELYSKLGQLVGRASSEEVASSSEDEPIKSPVKRDRESDRQKEKLRQIERERDHQGQSERQRSKSRDRTKRETFESVNGPELKKRERLRESLTLRQEERVKERRLERGGKSLEEKVDGRENKTVEKNRQSKKLQRKEVDRETERKGEEVEDRNEKTGSTPSSPAITPSIQEGVLCDGQKYSAASLCSITTEVLKVLNATEELIGEAGGDSVTPSECMSASESFLSNLETRKLDQKLTKMEENVYMAAGAVYGLEASLGDLEKVARGISSGTSDRDLAFLEDQVATAAAQVQQSELQVSDIEERILSLKTAGLNVTACNRFSNFSKPKPTPQTLDTSRQQRRKLPAPPVKDKESEQQVTALHP, encoded by the exons ATGGCAGAGACCCTCACTGTTGCCCTGCGTGTTGCTGAGGAGGCCATAGAGGAAGCCATTGCCAATGCAGAGGAGTTTACTGACAGCTTG GAGAAGCAGAATGAGGCTTGCTACCTACGGGACCACAAAGAGGAGCTTATAGAGGAACTTGCCACGACCATCGTACAAAAAGTACGTTTAGACTCTGGTGTGGAGTTTTCGGTCACATCTAacattgtcctctctctctcgctcttgctccgctcctctcctttcctctcccagATCATCCAGAGGAGGAAGCGTTCAGAGATGCAGACAGAGTATGACTTTGTTTGGCCCCAGAGCCAGGGCCAGCCCCAGGGCAGTGAGATGTCCTCCCCCAGCCAGCCCCCTCACAGCACCCTGGCCCAGGCCAACCAGGCCCACCTCAAGAGTTCCTATTCCCTCTGG aggTCGCGGTCTGCGTTCTCCCTGACCAGTGACGATTCTCCAGAGAAGAACACCGAGGCACTAGTAGGGGcggggggaggtggagaggtacAGGACTACGCCTCTCTGAAGAAGGAGACCGCCAGGGCCTCCTCACTGCCCAGCTGGAAGAGTGTAGACCGCCTGGACAACTCCA GTGCGTCCTCGGTGCTGCAGAGCCCGGACGGTAACTGGATCGCTCTGCAGAGCTCTCAGCACTCCCGTCCCAGCCTGCTGACCAAGAGAAAGTCTCTGGTGTTCAGCGTCCTGGAGAAAGAGTCCGACGTGGTCTCGGCCTACGACGAGATGGGCCCCGAATCCGACCAGGAGGACGACAAGGGGGGCTGGGGGGCCGCGCTGCGCCAGTTCCAAAGGAAACTCTCAGACGAGACGTACTACACGGACTCCCAGCACGACCCTGAGTGGACGTACACCCCGGTCCACCTCCCGGTCACATCGCCCTCTTCGGGCCAGTACACCAACACCGAGACCCTGAACTCTGACTCAGAGTGTTCCTCTGTACCCCCCACCCGACCCGGCAAACCCCTCCAGAACGTAATGAAGAAGACAGGCCCTAACCAGGACCCGTATCTTCATCCCCAGCAAGCTCAGTACCACCATCATCAGCATCAACACCAGAACCCCCCTTTGTACTCGCTCCACCCGGAGGCGCTAGATGTGAACTTTAACCCCAAGGTGACTGGGGACAGTGCGCAAAGCAACCACGTCAGGAGGTCGCGGAGACGCAGGAAGAGCAAGAGGGAGCTGGCGGGGAACCAGGcccacgcacagacacacacacaaccactttATTCGTCATCTGCACAG GAGAACAGTTTCCTGCTGAACGCCCTGCTGAAGAGTGGCATGAGTGAGGAGATGCCTGGGCCTGACGTGGGGCCCGTGCCCGAGACCTCCTCTGCGGTCATGACCCCCGAGCCCAAGAACCAGGACACTGTGGCCCCTAACTCTGCGGCCCCCAGCTCCCCTAACTGCATGGCCCCTGGCCCCCTGTCCCCCAGTAGCTCTGGGCCCGGCTCGGGAGACACACTGGAGCAGGAGCTCTACTCCAAACTGGGCCAGCTGGTTGGACGAGCCAGCAGCGAGGAAGTAGCGAGCTCGTCCGAGGATGAGCCAATCAAAAGCCccgtaaagagagacagagaaagtgacagacagaaagagaagctgaggcagattgagagagagcgagatcatCAGGGacaaagtgagagacagagaagtaaAAGTAGGGATAGGACGAAGCGAGAGACGTTTGAGTCAGTGAACGGGCCGGAACTGAAAAAGAGAGAGCGACTAAGGGAAAGTCTGACattgagacaggaggagagagtgaaggagaggaggttggagagaggaggaaagagttTGGAAGAGAAAGTAGATGGCAGGGAAAATAAGACAGTGGAGAAGAACAGGCAAAGTAAGAAACTACAGAGAAAAGAGGTGGACAGAGAGACCGAAAGAAAGGGGGAAGAAGTGGAAGACCGAAACGAAAAGACAGGATCCACGCCCTCCTCGCCTGCAATTACCCCATCTATCCAGGAAGGGGTGCTGTGTGACGGACAG AAGTACTCGGCCGCATCGCTGTGCAGTATCACCACAGAGGTACTGAAGGTGCTCAACGCCACAGAGGAACTGATTGGTGAGGCGGGGGGCGATAGTGTCACCCCCTCTGAGTGCATGAGCGCGTCTGAGTCCTTCCTCAGCAACTTAGAGACCCGGAAACTGGACCAGAAACTCACCAAGATGGAGGAAAAC GTGTACATGGCTGCGGGGGCGGTGTACGGCCTGGAGGCGTCACTGGGGGACCTGGAGAAGGTGGCCCGAGGCATCAGCAGTGGCACCTCAGACAGAGACCTGGCCTTCCTGGAGGACCAGGTGGCCACTGCTGCCGCCCAGGTGCAGCAGTCTGAGCTCCAG GTATCAGACATCGAGGAGAGGATACTATCTCTAAAAACAGCTGGACTGAATGTCACCGCCTGCAATCGTTTCTCCAACTTCTCCAAGCCAAAACCTAcg CCTCAAACCCTTGACACATCACGCCAACAGAGGAGAAAACTACCTGCCCCTCCGGTCAAAG